One Chromatiaceae bacterium genomic region harbors:
- a CDS encoding iron-sulfur cluster assembly accessory protein → MFRLTASAVGQVHEAARQGGAEGLALRLAAHQKPDGGIDYRMGFDEGTEDDIQFDCEGVPVVMAPENIPLLDQATLDYIEMEPGQFHFIFLNPKDSGYCPPTAD, encoded by the coding sequence ATGTTCAGACTGACCGCATCCGCCGTGGGGCAGGTCCATGAGGCCGCCCGTCAGGGGGGCGCCGAGGGCCTGGCCCTGCGCCTGGCGGCCCATCAAAAACCCGATGGCGGTATTGACTACCGCATGGGGTTCGACGAGGGCACCGAGGACGATATTCAATTCGACTGCGAGGGGGTCCCAGTGGTTATGGCCCCGGAGAACATCCCCCTGCTCGACCAGGCGACCCTGGATTACATCGAGATGGAACCCGGGCAGTTCCACTTCATCTTCCTCAACCCCAAGGACAGTGGCTACTGCCCGCCCACTGCGGACTGA
- a CDS encoding sulfur reduction protein DsrS, with the protein MELSGEDSLRLNVLLANQPQAIRIDESRLRVHGLSERGEACITLNPTARPEVYVRAVRELISGHILGSPGGYPTYLRRWTRMGQMRDESLAQLLLLGEPEAVVAAVCSPGLTDELGRRAWWAMEDAENARRMLGYPAIVQGQMGPILAEYLVEFLPFETEMEKMAESVRLVLQPGLLAEQRCLEIWHKAARKPAYALGFLQARPDGLPDLVPARADFVALAPRLKSLLSDANPWAQALLRVLSAPGQTWLKTLAQVLAKPPTQDLTLTTLETAAAYFAPLRPEGAPDLTLAALIAEAEACVDPDQAPAPLHACLVAAPSLRYDLAAMRLLSGLGYGVLRPFLRDTTATGSLMRHKLGPVLGPILQRLEGLRGKVRP; encoded by the coding sequence ATCGAACTCTCCGGTGAGGACAGTCTGAGGCTCAACGTCTTGCTGGCCAACCAACCCCAGGCGATCCGCATTGACGAGTCGCGATTGCGGGTCCATGGCCTGTCGGAACGGGGTGAGGCCTGTATCACCCTTAACCCGACGGCCCGGCCCGAGGTCTATGTGCGTGCCGTGCGGGAACTCATCTCGGGCCATATTCTCGGTTCCCCAGGTGGCTATCCCACCTATCTGCGGCGCTGGACCCGGATGGGCCAGATGCGGGACGAGAGCCTCGCCCAACTGCTGCTCCTGGGTGAGCCCGAGGCCGTGGTGGCCGCCGTTTGTTCCCCAGGTCTGACGGATGAACTGGGGCGTCGGGCCTGGTGGGCCATGGAGGACGCCGAGAATGCGCGGCGGATGTTAGGGTATCCCGCTATCGTCCAGGGCCAGATGGGCCCCATTCTGGCTGAATATCTGGTGGAGTTTCTGCCCTTCGAGACCGAAATGGAAAAAATGGCGGAATCCGTGCGGCTGGTGCTGCAGCCAGGGCTACTTGCCGAGCAGCGGTGCCTGGAAATCTGGCATAAGGCCGCGCGCAAACCGGCCTATGCCCTCGGTTTCCTTCAGGCCAGGCCCGACGGCCTCCCGGACCTAGTGCCCGCGCGCGCCGACTTTGTGGCGCTTGCCCCTCGACTCAAGTCCCTGCTCAGCGACGCCAATCCCTGGGCCCAGGCCCTGTTAAGAGTCCTTTCCGCCCCCGGCCAGACCTGGTTGAAAACCCTCGCCCAGGTCCTCGCCAAGCCCCCTACCCAGGACCTGACCTTGACCACGCTTGAAACGGCGGCCGCCTATTTCGCCCCCCTGCGCCCCGAGGGCGCGCCGGACCTGACTTTAGCGGCGCTGATCGCCGAGGCCGAGGCCTGTGTCGATCCCGACCAGGCCCCCGCTCCCCTCCACGCCTGTCTCGTCGCGGCTCCCAGTTTGCGGTACGACCTGGCGGCAATGAGGTTGCTCTCGGGTCTCGGTTATGGCGTGCTGCGCCCTTTCCTCCGCGACACCACCGCCACGGGCAGCCTCATGCGCCATAAGCTTGGCCCCGTGCTGGGACCTATTTTGCAGCGCCTGGAAGGATTACGGGGTAAGGTCAGGCCTTGA
- the pcnB gene encoding polynucleotide adenylyltransferase PcnB, with protein MYPDSDSCRIVPRDQHGISRANISENALKVLYRLKQEGYQALLVGGGVRDLLLGREPKDFDVATDARPEDVRRVFRNCRLIGRRFRLAHVHFGPEIIEVATFRGGGGELEDDGERHLENGMIVRDNLYGTREEDALRRDFTVNALYYNIADFTVIDYAGGLEDLQAGRLRLIGDDPERRYREDPVRMLRAVRFAAKLGFNIDPDCERPLREWSSLLGGVPAARLFEEVLKLLHSGVGLEGFEKLRHYDLFGQLFPATEECLAHEDHAFPITFVSRGLENTDRRIQEDKPVTPAFLFALLLWEPVRRRFFTLVDLGADPHEAMVQAGGEVLAAQLSRVSIPKRFSLPMREVWELQPRFEQLEGKQPHRLAAHPRFRAAYDFLVLRAECGEADQELADWWTRFQEASGLDRDGMTGPVRKKRRRRRPRAGGEGAAETRGTPPHGGGDGG; from the coding sequence TTGTACCCAGACTCCGATTCCTGTCGTATCGTACCGCGCGACCAGCACGGCATCTCCCGCGCCAATATCAGTGAGAACGCCCTCAAGGTGCTTTATCGCCTCAAACAGGAGGGCTATCAGGCCCTGCTGGTGGGGGGTGGGGTACGCGATCTGCTGCTCGGCCGCGAGCCCAAGGACTTTGACGTGGCCACCGATGCCAGGCCCGAGGATGTCCGCCGGGTTTTCCGCAACTGCCGTCTAATTGGGCGACGTTTCCGTCTCGCCCATGTCCATTTCGGTCCCGAGATCATCGAGGTAGCGACATTCCGGGGTGGCGGCGGCGAGCTGGAGGACGATGGCGAACGCCACCTCGAAAACGGCATGATTGTGCGCGACAACCTCTATGGCACCCGGGAGGAGGACGCCCTGAGGCGCGATTTCACCGTCAACGCCCTCTATTACAACATCGCCGACTTTACCGTCATCGACTACGCGGGTGGCCTCGAGGATCTGCAGGCCGGCCGGCTGCGTCTCATTGGCGATGACCCGGAGCGGCGCTATCGGGAAGACCCGGTGCGCATGCTGAGGGCCGTGCGCTTTGCCGCCAAGCTCGGGTTCAACATCGACCCCGACTGCGAGCGCCCCCTGAGGGAATGGAGCAGTCTCTTGGGCGGGGTGCCGGCGGCGCGCCTGTTCGAGGAGGTCCTCAAGCTTCTGCATTCCGGCGTCGGCCTGGAAGGCTTCGAGAAACTGCGGCACTATGATCTTTTCGGGCAACTCTTTCCGGCGACGGAAGAGTGCCTGGCCCATGAGGATCACGCCTTCCCCATCACCTTTGTCAGTCGCGGTCTGGAGAATACCGATCGCCGCATTCAGGAGGATAAGCCGGTGACACCGGCCTTCCTGTTCGCCCTGCTCCTGTGGGAGCCGGTGCGGCGTCGTTTTTTCACCCTGGTGGACCTGGGCGCCGATCCCCACGAGGCTATGGTCCAGGCCGGGGGCGAAGTACTCGCGGCCCAGCTTTCGCGGGTGAGCATCCCCAAGCGGTTTAGCCTGCCCATGCGCGAGGTTTGGGAGTTGCAGCCGCGTTTCGAGCAACTGGAAGGTAAGCAGCCCCATCGCCTGGCGGCTCATCCCCGTTTTCGCGCGGCTTACGACTTCCTGGTGTTGCGGGCCGAATGTGGCGAGGCGGACCAGGAGTTGGCGGACTGGTGGACGCGCTTCCAGGAGGCCTCGGGGCTGGACCGGGATGGGATGACGGGGCCAGTTCGGAAGAAGCGCCGCCGTCGCCGTCCCCGTGCCGGGGGCGAAGGCGCCGCCGAGACGCGGGGCACTCCCCCCCATGGGGGTGGGGATGGGGGCTGA
- the folK gene encoding 2-amino-4-hydroxy-6-hydroxymethyldihydropteridine diphosphokinase: MGAEQTAHLAYVAIGANLAGPEGQVRRALVELGRLTGSRMLRASPLYLTKPLGPANQPDYVNAVVSLETQLSPRNLLLALQAIENAHGRVREQGHWGPRPLDLDILLYGEDRVDEPDLHVPHPEMSRRAFVLVPLADIAPGDLAIPGQGRLAALLAACPRDGIRLLALARPCEGGISLAESPPA; the protein is encoded by the coding sequence ATGGGGGCTGAACAGACTGCCCATCTTGCCTATGTCGCTATTGGCGCCAATCTGGCGGGGCCCGAGGGACAGGTGCGGCGGGCCCTGGTCGAGTTGGGCCGGTTGACCGGCAGTCGGATGCTGAGGGCCTCCCCGCTTTATTTGACCAAGCCCCTGGGCCCTGCGAATCAGCCTGATTATGTCAACGCGGTCGTCAGCCTGGAGACGCAGCTCTCGCCCCGGAACTTGCTCCTCGCCTTGCAGGCCATCGAGAATGCCCATGGTCGGGTACGCGAGCAAGGGCATTGGGGGCCGCGCCCCCTGGACCTGGATATTCTCTTGTACGGGGAGGACCGCGTCGACGAACCCGACCTGCATGTGCCGCATCCGGAGATGTCACGACGCGCCTTTGTCCTCGTCCCCCTCGCGGACATAGCCCCCGGGGACCTCGCTATCCCGGGCCAGGGCCGCCTGGCCGCGCTCCTGGCGGCCTGCCCCCGGGATGGCATCCGATTACTGGCCTTGGCCCGCCCTTGTGAGGGCGGGATTTCGCTGGCAGAATCACCACCAGCTTGA
- the panB gene encoding 3-methyl-2-oxobutanoate hydroxymethyltransferase, with amino-acid sequence MNTKPITLSTLAAMKQGGERIVALTCYDASFCRLLEEAGVQVLLVGDSLGMVVQGQETTVPVTLDDMVYHSACVARARRQALILVDMPFLTYATPDLALASAGRLMREGGAQMVKLEGGAPFVETVHRLTANGVPVCAHLGLLPQSIHRLGGYRYQGRDRTSALAILEDAVALQEAGAGLLVLECVPADLAREIVCALRIPVIGIGAGNGCDGQVLVLYDLLGLNPRGAPRFSKDFLTGRGSLGAAIAAYVEAVRSGDFPGPEQTAY; translated from the coding sequence ATGAACACCAAGCCTATCACCCTCTCTACCCTGGCAGCCATGAAACAGGGGGGTGAACGCATCGTCGCCCTGACCTGTTATGACGCCAGCTTCTGTCGCCTCCTTGAGGAGGCCGGCGTGCAGGTGCTCCTGGTGGGCGATTCACTGGGCATGGTGGTCCAGGGCCAGGAGACCACGGTGCCCGTGACCCTGGATGATATGGTCTATCACAGCGCCTGCGTGGCGCGGGCCCGCCGCCAGGCCCTCATCCTGGTGGATATGCCCTTCCTGACCTACGCCACCCCGGACCTGGCCCTGGCCAGTGCCGGCCGGTTGATGCGAGAGGGCGGCGCCCAGATGGTCAAGCTGGAAGGGGGTGCCCCCTTCGTGGAAACCGTGCACCGGCTCACCGCTAACGGGGTCCCGGTCTGCGCCCATCTGGGGCTCCTGCCTCAATCCATCCATCGCCTGGGCGGCTATCGCTACCAGGGGCGGGATCGGACCTCCGCCCTGGCCATTCTGGAGGATGCCGTGGCCCTGCAGGAGGCGGGGGCGGGGCTCCTGGTCCTCGAATGTGTTCCGGCGGACCTGGCGCGGGAGATCGTCTGCGCCTTGCGGATACCGGTCATTGGCATCGGCGCGGGCAATGGTTGTGATGGCCAGGTCCTGGTACTTTATGACTTGCTGGGCCTGAATCCCCGGGGGGCGCCACGCTTCAGTAAGGATTTCCTGACCGGACGCGGCAGCCTGGGGGCGGCCATCGCCGCCTATGTCGAGGCGGTACGCAGCGGAGACTTTCCCGGCCCCGAGCAAACCGCCTACTAA
- a CDS encoding pantoate--beta-alanine ligase, whose product MPLEFIEQVPTLRARIANWRRAGQQVAFVPTMGNLHAGHLALVREALRLADRVVVSIFVNPLQFGPTEDFTAYPRTLEQDRALLEAAGTDLLFAPAVAAVYPRGQAGQTRVEVPGISDLLCGASRPGHFVGVATVVCKLFNMVQPDLAIFGEKDFQQLLVIRLMTEDLSMPVGVRGLATVREPDGLAMSSRNGYLTREERARAPALYQTLLRGGERLRAGVVIPEVERLAAEEIATAGFGPDYFSVRRSGDLGPAGIEDQDLVVLAAARLGRARLIDNLCVRR is encoded by the coding sequence ATGCCTCTGGAATTCATCGAACAGGTCCCAACCCTGCGCGCGCGCATCGCTAACTGGCGCCGGGCGGGTCAGCAGGTGGCTTTCGTCCCCACCATGGGCAATCTGCACGCAGGGCATCTGGCCCTGGTGCGGGAGGCTCTGCGTCTGGCGGACCGGGTCGTGGTCAGTATCTTCGTCAATCCCCTCCAGTTTGGGCCAACTGAGGATTTCACCGCCTACCCTCGCACCCTGGAGCAGGACCGCGCCCTGCTGGAAGCGGCGGGGACCGATCTACTGTTCGCGCCCGCGGTCGCCGCCGTCTATCCCCGTGGCCAGGCCGGGCAGACCCGGGTGGAGGTGCCCGGTATCTCGGACCTCCTGTGTGGGGCCAGCCGGCCGGGTCACTTCGTGGGCGTGGCGACCGTGGTCTGCAAGCTGTTCAACATGGTCCAGCCCGACCTGGCCATCTTTGGCGAGAAGGACTTTCAGCAGCTACTGGTCATCCGCCTCATGACCGAGGACCTGAGCATGCCGGTCGGGGTTAGGGGCCTGGCCACGGTGCGGGAGCCGGATGGGCTGGCCATGAGTTCCCGCAACGGTTATTTGACCCGGGAAGAGCGCGCTCGGGCACCCGCCCTCTACCAGACCCTGCTGCGGGGTGGCGAACGGCTGCGCGCCGGGGTGGTCATCCCCGAGGTCGAGCGCCTGGCGGCGGAGGAAATCGCCACCGCCGGATTCGGCCCGGATTATTTCAGCGTCCGTCGGTCCGGGGATCTTGGCCCAGCGGGGATTGAGGATCAGGATCTGGTGGTGCTGGCCGCAGCCCGCCTGGGCCGGGCGCGGCTGATCGACAATCTTTGCGTCCGACGCTAG
- a CDS encoding aspartate 1-decarboxylase: MQLTLLKCKLHRACVTHAELDYEGSCAIDEQLMALAGIREYEQIQIYNVTNGERFTTYAIRADSHSRIISVNGAAAHKAAPGDRVIICAYAAMDDAEADAFSPSLVYLDENNRVTRTGHAIPAQAA; this comes from the coding sequence ATGCAACTGACTTTACTTAAGTGCAAGCTGCATCGCGCATGCGTCACGCACGCCGAGCTCGATTATGAGGGTTCCTGCGCCATCGACGAACAGCTGATGGCCCTGGCGGGGATTCGCGAGTACGAACAGATCCAGATCTATAACGTCACCAATGGTGAGCGTTTCACGACCTATGCCATTCGTGCCGACAGCCATTCCCGTATCATTTCGGTCAATGGCGCCGCCGCGCACAAGGCCGCGCCTGGCGACCGGGTCATCATCTGTGCCTACGCGGCCATGGATGACGCCGAGGCCGATGCCTTCAGTCCCAGCCTGGTCTATCTGGACGAAAACAATCGCGTGACCCGTACGGGCCACGCTATTCCTGCACAAGCGGCCTGA
- a CDS encoding malate dehydrogenase has protein sequence MMKKPIKVTITGAAGNIGYALAFRVAAGDVFGPDQPVILRLMELPMTMGPLGGVGMEMEDCAFPLVHDVVLTDDPKIGFRDTNYVLLVGAKPRTKGMERKDLITENARIFSTQGRAINEHAARDVRVMVVGNPANTNAMIAAANAPDLPKERFTAMARLDHNRAIGMLAKKTNRLAADVRRMIVWGNHSPTMHPDLTHCTVGGTPALDLVSLDWAIDHMIPTVQRRGAAVIEARGASSAASAAGSVVDHVRDWFLGTPDDDWVSMSVHSDGSYGITEGLVYSFPVTCKNGDYQIVQGLEVTDFGKSRMKVTEKELLEEREVVADLL, from the coding sequence ATAATGAAAAAACCCATCAAAGTGACCATCACCGGCGCCGCCGGCAATATTGGCTATGCCCTGGCCTTCCGTGTCGCCGCCGGCGATGTGTTCGGCCCCGATCAGCCCGTGATCCTGCGGCTGATGGAACTGCCCATGACCATGGGGCCCCTGGGCGGGGTCGGCATGGAGATGGAGGACTGCGCCTTTCCCCTGGTGCATGATGTCGTCCTGACGGATGACCCCAAGATTGGATTCCGCGACACCAACTATGTCCTCCTGGTCGGCGCCAAGCCACGCACCAAGGGCATGGAACGCAAGGACCTGATCACCGAGAACGCCCGCATCTTCTCGACCCAGGGCCGGGCCATCAACGAACATGCCGCCCGGGATGTGCGCGTCATGGTGGTCGGTAACCCCGCCAACACCAACGCCATGATCGCCGCCGCCAATGCCCCGGACCTGCCCAAGGAGCGCTTTACGGCCATGGCGCGCCTGGACCACAACCGCGCCATCGGCATGCTGGCCAAGAAGACCAACCGCCTGGCGGCTGACGTCCGTCGCATGATCGTCTGGGGCAACCACTCCCCGACCATGCATCCGGACCTCACCCACTGTACCGTCGGGGGCACCCCGGCCCTGGACCTGGTGTCCCTGGACTGGGCCATCGACCACATGATCCCCACCGTCCAGCGTCGCGGCGCCGCTGTCATCGAGGCGCGCGGTGCCTCCTCGGCGGCCTCGGCGGCGGGTTCAGTGGTCGATCATGTGCGCGACTGGTTCCTCGGCACCCCCGATGATGACTGGGTCAGCATGTCGGTCCACTCGGATGGCAGCTATGGCATCACCGAGGGTCTGGTCTACTCCTTCCCGGTGACCTGCAAGAACGGCGACTACCAGATCGTCCAGGGCCTGGAGGTCACTGACTTCGGTAAGAGCCGGATGAAGGTGACGGAGAAGGAGTTGCTCGAGGAGCGCGAGGTCGTCGCGGATTTGCTCTAA
- the glgA gene encoding glycogen synthase GlgA, translated as MAAPTTENQRRLLFASSEAHPLIKTGGLADVAGALPAALRELGHDARLIIPAYPRAVRQLRELRTLGDLRLPGSGRTVRILGGRLPDSELPTYLVDAPDYFAREGNPYTDTSGKDWGDNADRFMLFCEVVARIGMGCQVLDWRPELIHCNDWQTGLVPALLHGQPDRPATVFTIHNLAYQGLFDRATFERLRLPEVFWTLHSLEFHKQLSFIKGGIVFSDRVNTVSPTYAREIRTRESGCGLDGLLTGLGRRFSGILNGIDYRAWNPAEDTQITQPYDSETFSLKAENKLALQREFGLPRNEEALVFGHIGRLVQQKGADLILGILPRLLAHPNTQFILQGSGEKATENALLAAARAHPDRVGIFIGYDEDRAHRVEAGSDAFLMPSRFEPCGLNQLYSLRYGAVPLVRRTGGLADTVIDAGLAGIERGESTGFCFDQPNSDSLWQAMDRCLRIFRDSPELWRRLALNGMGQDFSWSASARHYDELYAEALGI; from the coding sequence ATGGCCGCGCCAACAACCGAGAACCAGCGCCGCCTCCTCTTCGCCAGCAGCGAGGCCCATCCCCTGATCAAGACCGGTGGCCTGGCCGATGTCGCCGGCGCCTTGCCCGCCGCCCTACGCGAACTGGGCCATGACGCGCGCTTGATCATCCCCGCCTATCCCCGTGCCGTAAGGCAGTTGCGCGAGCTCCGGACCCTGGGCGACCTGCGCCTCCCCGGCTCCGGGCGGACGGTGCGCATCCTTGGCGGACGCCTGCCTGACAGCGAACTGCCGACCTACCTGGTAGATGCCCCAGACTACTTCGCGCGCGAGGGCAACCCCTACACCGACACCAGCGGCAAGGATTGGGGCGACAACGCCGATCGCTTCATGCTCTTCTGCGAGGTGGTGGCCCGCATCGGCATGGGCTGTCAGGTGCTGGACTGGCGCCCGGAGCTTATTCACTGCAATGACTGGCAGACGGGTCTGGTGCCGGCCCTGCTCCATGGTCAGCCGGATCGCCCCGCCACCGTTTTCACCATCCATAACCTGGCCTACCAGGGGCTGTTCGACCGCGCCACCTTCGAGCGGCTGCGGCTGCCGGAGGTCTTTTGGACCCTCCACAGCCTGGAATTTCACAAGCAACTCTCCTTCATCAAGGGCGGGATCGTCTTTTCCGACCGGGTCAATACCGTCAGCCCGACCTACGCGCGCGAGATCCGGACGCGGGAATCCGGCTGCGGCCTGGATGGGCTCCTGACGGGACTGGGGCGACGCTTTTCCGGCATCCTCAACGGCATCGACTATCGGGCCTGGAATCCGGCCGAGGATACCCAGATCACCCAGCCCTACGACAGCGAGACTTTCAGCCTCAAGGCGGAAAACAAGCTGGCGTTACAACGGGAATTCGGCCTGCCACGCAACGAGGAGGCGCTGGTCTTCGGCCATATCGGGCGACTGGTGCAACAGAAGGGGGCGGACCTGATCCTGGGCATACTGCCGCGCCTGCTGGCGCACCCCAATACCCAGTTCATTCTCCAGGGTTCCGGGGAGAAGGCGACGGAGAATGCCCTGCTGGCCGCCGCCCGCGCCCACCCGGATCGGGTCGGCATCTTCATCGGCTATGACGAAGACCGCGCCCACCGCGTCGAGGCCGGCAGCGATGCCTTTCTCATGCCCTCGCGGTTCGAGCCCTGCGGGCTCAATCAGCTCTACAGCCTGCGTTACGGGGCCGTGCCCCTGGTGCGCCGCACCGGCGGTCTCGCGGACACCGTGATCGATGCGGGACTTGCGGGTATCGAGCGTGGGGAATCCACGGGATTCTGCTTCGACCAACCCAACTCCGACAGCCTCTGGCAGGCCATGGATCGCTGCCTGCGGATCTTTCGGGACAGCCCCGAGCTTTGGCGGCGCCTGGCCCTCAACGGCATGGGCCAGGACTTCAGTTGGTCAGCCAGCGCCCGGCATTACGATGAGCTCTATGCCGAGGCACTGGGGATTTAG
- the pgi gene encoding glucose-6-phosphate isomerase, which yields MALVNETTQWKALEAHWKQMSAVRMCDLFADDPGRATRLSLRAPNLFVDFSKNIATDETLSLLLDLAKAVDLNGWIRRMFRGDHINNTENRAVLHVALRNRSNRPVMVDGEDVMPAINAELEKIDLFVTGVRSGDWHGFTGKPIRDVVNIGIGGSNLGPLMVCEALRHYQTNDLRVHFVSNVDGTHLTETLRNLEADQTLFIIASKTFTTQETMTNARSARDWLVTRLGPVAVRDHFVAVSTNAAQVAEFGIDTRNMFRFWDWVGGRYSLWSVIGVPIALAVGMDRFRQLLVGAHEMDDHFQSKDLGYNVPVILALLGVWYANFAGARTHAVLPYDQYLMYLPSYLQQADMESNGKGVTRDGVAVEYTTGPVVWGEPGTNGQHAFFQLIHQGTQMIPADFIAAIKSHNPLGDHQTQLMANFFAQTEALMRGRTAEEARAEMLTAGMAPAQVEALAPHRSFPGNRPTNTILVDKLTPRALGALIALYEHRIFVQGIIWGLNSFDQWGVELGKQLAGVILGELERGEVGADHDASTAALLDYYLRHRA from the coding sequence ATGGCCTTAGTGAACGAGACCACCCAGTGGAAGGCCCTCGAAGCGCACTGGAAGCAAATGTCCGCAGTTCGCATGTGCGATCTCTTTGCCGACGATCCCGGCCGCGCCACGCGCCTGTCGCTGAGGGCGCCCAACCTTTTCGTCGATTTCTCCAAGAACATCGCCACCGACGAGACCTTGAGCCTCTTGCTGGATCTCGCCAAGGCCGTGGATCTGAATGGCTGGATTCGCAGGATGTTCCGGGGCGACCACATCAATAACACCGAGAATCGCGCCGTCCTGCATGTCGCCCTGCGCAATCGCTCCAACCGCCCCGTCATGGTCGATGGCGAGGACGTCATGCCGGCCATCAACGCGGAACTGGAAAAGATTGACCTCTTTGTCACCGGGGTCCGCAGTGGCGATTGGCACGGCTTTACCGGCAAGCCCATCCGCGACGTGGTCAACATCGGCATCGGGGGCTCCAACCTTGGCCCCCTCATGGTGTGCGAGGCCCTGCGTCACTACCAGACCAACGACCTGCGGGTCCACTTCGTGTCCAACGTGGATGGCACCCATCTGACCGAAACCCTGCGTAACCTGGAGGCGGACCAGACGCTCTTTATCATCGCCTCCAAGACCTTCACCACTCAGGAAACCATGACCAATGCCCGGAGCGCCCGGGATTGGCTGGTGACCCGGCTTGGGCCGGTGGCGGTCCGCGACCACTTTGTCGCCGTCTCCACCAATGCCGCTCAGGTGGCTGAATTTGGTATTGATACCCGCAACATGTTCCGCTTCTGGGACTGGGTGGGCGGCCGCTATTCCCTCTGGTCCGTCATCGGCGTCCCCATCGCCCTGGCGGTGGGCATGGACCGCTTTCGCCAGTTGCTGGTGGGCGCCCATGAGATGGACGATCATTTTCAGTCCAAGGATCTGGGGTATAACGTGCCCGTCATCCTGGCCCTCCTCGGGGTCTGGTACGCCAATTTCGCCGGGGCCCGGACTCACGCGGTGCTGCCCTACGACCAATACCTCATGTACCTGCCATCCTATCTGCAGCAGGCGGATATGGAGAGCAACGGCAAGGGGGTGACCCGTGACGGCGTGGCGGTCGAGTACACCACGGGCCCCGTGGTTTGGGGGGAGCCGGGCACCAATGGCCAGCACGCCTTCTTCCAACTCATCCACCAGGGTACCCAGATGATCCCGGCGGATTTCATCGCCGCCATCAAGAGCCACAACCCCTTGGGCGATCATCAAACCCAGTTGATGGCGAACTTTTTTGCCCAGACCGAGGCCCTGATGCGGGGTCGCACCGCCGAGGAGGCGCGGGCCGAAATGCTGACGGCGGGCATGGCGCCGGCCCAGGTCGAGGCCCTGGCCCCGCACCGTAGCTTTCCCGGCAACCGGCCGACCAACACCATCCTGGTCGATAAGCTCACCCCCCGGGCCTTGGGTGCCCTGATCGCCCTTTACGAGCACCGTATCTTTGTCCAGGGCATCATCTGGGGCCTCAATTCCTTCGATCAGTGGGGGGTCGAGTTGGGCAAGCAGTTGGCGGGGGTCATCCTGGGCGAGCTGGAGCGGGGCGAGGTGGGTGCCGATCACGATGCCTCCACGGCGGCCCTCCTTGATTACTATCTGCGCCACCGGGCCTGA
- a CDS encoding DUF2288 domain-containing protein — MLADGQDPPAGRAEDLRLRAKLHGETATAPWRELLRFFAQGAVVAVAPGLDLLEVGLAMSQDRAALFHDWLAVGQVALATDAQAKAWLATDAHLWTLVVKPWILVQELGPPRTGIPAGARSEPSAP, encoded by the coding sequence ATGCTTGCCGATGGCCAGGACCCGCCGGCTGGCCGTGCGGAGGATTTACGGCTACGTGCCAAACTCCATGGTGAGACGGCGACCGCCCCCTGGCGCGAGTTGCTGCGCTTCTTTGCCCAAGGCGCGGTGGTAGCCGTGGCGCCGGGTCTCGACCTCCTCGAGGTCGGCCTGGCTATGTCCCAGGATCGGGCCGCCCTCTTCCATGACTGGCTGGCGGTTGGTCAGGTCGCTCTGGCCACGGATGCGCAGGCCAAGGCCTGGCTCGCCACCGATGCCCACCTCTGGACCCTGGTCGTCAAGCCCTGGATTCTGGTCCAGGAGCTGGGTCCGCCCCGTACCGGGATTCCGGCAGGGGCCAGGTCCGAGCCCTCCGCGCCATGA